Below is a window of Mycobacterium dioxanotrophicus DNA.
TCAGCGCTTGGCGCGCTGGCGGATCCGGGTGGTGAGTTCCTTCACGTGGTCGAAAACCTCGCGTCGTTCGGCCATTTCACCGCGGATCTTCTTCTCGGCGTACATCACCGTCGTGTGATCGCGTCCGAACGCCTGCCCGATCTTGGGCAGCGAGAGATCCGTGAGTTCTCGGCACAGGTACATGGCGATCTGCCGGGACTGCGCCAGTGCCCGGGTCTTACCGGGCCCGCGCAGTTCCTCCACGGTGGTCTCGAAGTACTCGGCTGTGGCGGCCATGATGGCCGCCGTGCTGATCTGCATGGTGGTGGCGTCGGCGATGAGGTCACGCAGCACCACCTCGGCCAGTGACTTGTCGATGCGCGTCTTGTTGAGCGAGGCGAACGCCGTCACACGGATCAGGGCACCCTCGAGCTCACGGATGTTGCGTTCGATGCTGCTGGCAATGAGTTCGAGAACGTCGCCGGGCACATCGAGCCGGTCCATCTGAGCTTTTTTGCGCAGAATCGCGATGCGGGTTTCCAGCTCGGGGGGCTGCACGTCGGTGATCAGGCCCCACTCGAAGCGGGTACGCAGCCGGTCCTCGAGCGTGGCCAGCTGTTTGGGCGGCCGGTCCGACGAGATCACGATCTGCTTGTTGGCGTTGTGCAGCGTGTTGAAGGTGTGGAAGAACTCTTCCTGGATACCTTCCTTGCCCTCGATGAACTGGATGTCGTCGACGAGCAGGATGTCGATGTCGCGGTAACTGCGCTTGAACGACGCCTTGCGGTCGTCGCGCAGCGAGTTGATGAAGTCGTTGGTGAATTCCTCGGTGGACACGTACTTCACGCGCATGCCGGGGAAGAGACGCTGGGCATAGTTGCCCGCGGCGTGCAGCAGATGGGTCTTGCCCAGCCCGGACTCACCCCAGATGAACAACGGGTTGTACGCCCGGGCGGGGGCCTCGGCGATGGCGAGGGTCGCGGCATGGGCGAACCGGTTGGACGCCCCGA
It encodes the following:
- the dnaA gene encoding chromosomal replication initiator protein DnaA yields the protein MTADPDPPFVSIWNDVVAELNGDTTPQQRAWLKLVQPLVITEGFALLSVPTPFVQNEIERHLREPIVSALSRRLGQRVELGVRIATPSPSDEADISDSHLEPPPLDIDEVDDDRAARVNVEESWPTYFSNPQPSAAAPDANAVNLNRRYTFDTFVIGASNRFAHAATLAIAEAPARAYNPLFIWGESGLGKTHLLHAAGNYAQRLFPGMRVKYVSTEEFTNDFINSLRDDRKASFKRSYRDIDILLVDDIQFIEGKEGIQEEFFHTFNTLHNANKQIVISSDRPPKQLATLEDRLRTRFEWGLITDVQPPELETRIAILRKKAQMDRLDVPGDVLELIASSIERNIRELEGALIRVTAFASLNKTRIDKSLAEVVLRDLIADATTMQISTAAIMAATAEYFETTVEELRGPGKTRALAQSRQIAMYLCRELTDLSLPKIGQAFGRDHTTVMYAEKKIRGEMAERREVFDHVKELTTRIRQRAKR